The Lactobacillus sp. ESL0680 genome has a segment encoding these proteins:
- a CDS encoding pyruvate, water dikinase regulatory protein, whose product MSEETLKKEVNIIIISDSAGDTAFNNAIAAAAQFPDAQVNYRRYPFITDNNKLDAVFDEIEQYPNIIIIYSLVKDEMQIPVIRFVREHKVQSVDILSPALEALQKVTGKRPLEKIGAQHKMNQHYFDRISAMEFAVMYDDGKDPKGFLEADVVLLGVSRTSKTPLSLFLANKNLKVANLPLVPDTHIPKEIYKINPKKIIGLTNDLSVLNEIRRERMISYGLSPDTTYSNTDSIKAELDSAQKLYDKLGCYVINVAHRSIEETAALIMDHLGVEQL is encoded by the coding sequence ATGAGCGAAGAAACACTTAAAAAAGAAGTTAACATCATAATTATTTCTGATTCTGCTGGTGATACTGCTTTTAACAATGCCATTGCCGCGGCCGCACAATTCCCTGATGCGCAAGTTAATTATCGGCGTTATCCATTTATTACCGATAATAACAAACTTGATGCTGTGTTTGATGAAATTGAACAATATCCCAATATAATTATTATTTATAGTCTGGTTAAAGATGAAATGCAAATTCCAGTAATCAGATTTGTCCGTGAACATAAGGTTCAGAGTGTCGATATTTTGTCCCCTGCCCTAGAGGCTTTGCAAAAGGTGACGGGCAAGAGACCATTAGAAAAAATCGGTGCCCAACACAAAATGAACCAGCATTACTTTGACCGGATTTCAGCGATGGAATTTGCGGTTATGTATGATGATGGTAAAGACCCCAAAGGCTTTTTGGAAGCTGACGTGGTTTTATTAGGGGTTTCGCGAACTTCTAAAACACCATTATCCTTATTCTTAGCCAATAAGAACCTAAAGGTTGCTAACCTGCCGCTTGTACCCGATACACACATTCCAAAAGAAATTTATAAAATTAATCCGAAAAAGATTATCGGCTTAACCAATGACCTCTCAGTGCTAAACGAAATTAGACGGGAAAGAATGATCTCTTATGGCTTGAGTCCAGATACAACGTATTCGAATACCGATTCAATTAAGGCTGAACTTGATTCCGCGCAAAAGCTTTATGATAAGCTCGGATGTTACGTTATCAATGTTGCTCACCGTTCAATTGAAGAAACTGCGGCTTTAATTATGGATCACTTAGGGGTTGAGCAGCTATAA
- the msrA gene encoding peptide-methionine (S)-S-oxide reductase MsrA, with amino-acid sequence MNKQEDTAIFAGGCFWCMVKPFDSLPGVEKVVSGYTGGHVANPTYEQVCAGTTGHTEAVKITFNPELMPYEKLLQYYWQVTDPTDASGQFQDRGDNYRPVIFYNSPEQKAAAEKSKAELANSGKFDKPIVTQIEPAVPFYDAEDYHQDFYKKDPLRYSLEESGGRDNFIKEHWSK; translated from the coding sequence ATGAACAAACAAGAAGATACTGCAATCTTTGCCGGCGGCTGCTTTTGGTGCATGGTTAAGCCCTTTGACAGTTTACCCGGCGTTGAAAAAGTAGTTTCTGGTTACACTGGCGGGCATGTTGCTAATCCAACATACGAGCAAGTTTGTGCCGGAACTACTGGTCACACCGAAGCCGTTAAAATAACTTTTAATCCAGAACTAATGCCGTATGAAAAATTACTGCAATATTACTGGCAGGTAACTGACCCGACCGATGCTTCAGGCCAATTTCAAGATCGTGGAGATAATTACAGACCCGTGATCTTTTATAATTCTCCTGAACAAAAGGCTGCTGCTGAAAAGTCAAAGGCAGAATTAGCAAACAGTGGTAAATTTGATAAACCAATTGTTACCCAGATTGAACCTGCTGTTCCTTTTTATGATGCTGAAGATTATCATCAGGATTTCTATAAGAAGGACCCACTGAGATATTCTTTAGAAGAATCCGGCGGCCGCGATAACTTTATTAAAGAACACTGGTCTAAATAA